Proteins co-encoded in one Xanthomonas campestris pv. badrii genomic window:
- the der gene encoding ribosome biogenesis GTPase Der has protein sequence MLPLVALVGRPNVGKSTIFNALTRTRDALVHDQPGVTRDRNYGVCRLDEQQPFIVVDTGGIAGEEEGLAGATARQARAAAGEADLVLFVVDGREGASSLDDEILAWLRKLARPTVLVINKIDGTDEETVRSEFARYGFSDVVALSAAHRQGIDELLEEVGARLPEEGAGELLDNDPARVRIAFVGRPNVGKSTLVNRLLGEERMIASEVPGTTRDSIAVDLERDNRQYRLIDTAGLRRRGKVEEAVEKFSAFKTLQAIEQCQVAVLMLDATEGVTDQDATILGAILDAGRALVVAINKWDGQSDYQRAQAEDLLSRKLGFVNWAEAVRISALHGSGMRELFQAIHRAHASATHEFSTSEVNQALEIAYETNPPPSIRGHVSKLRYVHPGGANPPTFIVHGTRLKVLPESYKRYLENFFRKRFKLVGTPVRFIFREGANPYEGKKNPLTDRQVARKRRLMRHVKGK, from the coding sequence ATGCTGCCCCTGGTCGCCCTGGTTGGACGGCCCAATGTCGGCAAGTCCACCATCTTCAATGCGCTGACGCGCACCCGTGACGCGCTGGTCCACGACCAGCCCGGCGTCACCCGCGACCGCAATTACGGTGTCTGCCGCCTCGACGAGCAGCAACCCTTCATCGTCGTCGATACCGGCGGTATCGCCGGCGAGGAAGAAGGCCTGGCCGGCGCCACCGCGCGTCAGGCGCGTGCCGCCGCCGGCGAAGCGGATCTGGTGCTGTTCGTGGTCGATGGCCGCGAAGGTGCGTCCTCGCTCGACGACGAAATCCTGGCCTGGTTGCGCAAACTGGCGCGTCCCACCGTGCTGGTGATCAACAAGATCGACGGTACCGATGAAGAAACCGTGCGCTCGGAATTCGCGCGCTACGGGTTCTCCGACGTGGTGGCGTTGTCTGCCGCGCATCGGCAGGGCATCGACGAACTGCTCGAGGAAGTCGGTGCACGGCTGCCGGAAGAAGGGGCCGGCGAGCTGCTGGACAACGACCCGGCGCGCGTGCGCATCGCCTTCGTCGGCCGGCCGAACGTGGGCAAGTCCACCTTGGTCAACCGCTTGCTGGGCGAGGAGCGCATGATCGCCTCCGAAGTGCCGGGCACCACCCGCGATTCGATCGCGGTGGATCTGGAACGCGACAACCGCCAATACCGCCTGATCGATACCGCCGGCCTGCGCCGCCGTGGCAAGGTGGAAGAGGCGGTGGAGAAGTTCAGCGCGTTCAAGACGCTGCAGGCGATCGAGCAATGCCAGGTCGCGGTGCTGATGCTCGATGCCACCGAAGGCGTGACCGACCAGGATGCAACGATTCTGGGCGCCATCCTGGATGCCGGCCGTGCGCTGGTGGTGGCGATCAACAAGTGGGACGGGCAGAGCGACTACCAGCGGGCGCAGGCCGAAGACCTGCTGTCGCGCAAGCTGGGCTTCGTGAACTGGGCCGAGGCGGTGCGGATCTCTGCACTGCATGGCTCGGGCATGCGCGAGTTGTTCCAGGCGATTCATCGCGCACATGCATCGGCCACGCATGAATTCAGCACCAGCGAAGTGAACCAGGCGCTGGAAATCGCCTACGAGACCAATCCGCCGCCGAGCATCCGTGGCCATGTCTCCAAGCTGCGTTACGTGCATCCGGGCGGTGCGAACCCGCCGACCTTCATCGTTCACGGCACGCGCCTGAAGGTGCTGCCGGAGTCGTACAAGCGCTATCTGGAGAACTTCTTCCGCAAGCGTTTCAAGCTGGTCGGCACGCCGGTGCGTTTCATCTTCCGCGAAGGCGCCAATCCGTACGAAGGCAAGAAGAACCCGCTGACCGACCGCCAGGTTGCGCGCAAGCGGCGCCTGATGCGGCACGTCAAGGGCAAGTAA
- a CDS encoding YfgM family protein, with product MAIDDLLDEHEQGERVRSWLRKNGAGLVGGVLLGLALILGWQWWQKRTNTELVEANARYEAVVKSIQAKNLDKAAKDIVALDDGKGGIYAELAALRLAKAQVDAGKNAEAIKTLRDVPAEGELKQIVQQRLARVLIESGKPDEAIKLLADAQDHASLEIRADALVAQGKPDEARALYTKALTTVDVASPQRRLLETKLMDVGGKVPDPAEQI from the coding sequence ATGGCGATCGACGATCTGCTGGACGAACACGAACAAGGCGAACGTGTTCGTTCCTGGTTGAGAAAGAATGGCGCGGGTCTGGTGGGCGGTGTCCTGCTCGGGCTGGCACTGATCCTGGGCTGGCAGTGGTGGCAAAAGCGCACCAATACCGAACTGGTTGAAGCCAACGCCCGTTACGAGGCGGTGGTGAAGTCGATCCAGGCCAAGAACCTGGACAAGGCCGCCAAGGACATCGTGGCGCTGGACGACGGCAAGGGCGGCATCTACGCCGAGCTTGCGGCACTGCGTCTGGCCAAGGCCCAGGTCGACGCCGGCAAGAATGCCGAAGCGATCAAGACCCTGCGTGACGTGCCCGCCGAAGGCGAGCTCAAGCAGATCGTGCAGCAGCGCCTGGCGCGCGTGCTGATCGAAAGCGGCAAGCCCGACGAAGCGATCAAGCTGCTGGCCGATGCGCAGGACCATGCCAGCCTGGAAATCCGCGCCGATGCACTGGTCGCGCAGGGCAAGCCCGATGAGGCGCGTGCGCTGTATACCAAGGCCCTGACCACGGTGGACGTGGCCTCGCCGCAGCGCCGCTTGCTGGAAACCAAGCTGATGGATGTGGGCGGCAAGGTGCCCGATCCGGCGGAGCAGATTTGA
- a CDS encoding helix-turn-helix domain-containing protein: MISDSNPNPFEQEKGCGQHLREAREAAGLSVDEVAGKLRMPAHVVRSLEQEDWQRLGAPVFVRGQLRSYARLLQVDLQPLLQQATLAPVEPVKLVSHTHTPRARRIFESTARKAMYVVITGVFAVPVWYATRSHLDGKAPSTVSLDSMPVASKAGDPAATAAQPAATPREQPAPYIASMTPVPRATPASETPAPAAGGGLSLSFSGDSWVQILAPDGTAVEKALIRAGEHRSYSPGQVGRIVLGNASAVEVQQGGSIVDVKPFQRANVARFAVSSDGSVVPASE, encoded by the coding sequence GTGATCAGTGATTCCAATCCGAACCCTTTCGAGCAGGAAAAGGGCTGCGGACAGCATTTGCGCGAAGCGCGCGAGGCAGCAGGTCTGAGCGTGGACGAAGTGGCGGGCAAGCTGCGCATGCCGGCCCACGTGGTGCGCTCGCTGGAGCAGGAAGACTGGCAGCGCCTGGGCGCGCCGGTGTTCGTGCGCGGGCAGTTGCGCAGTTATGCGCGCCTGTTGCAGGTCGACCTGCAACCGTTGTTGCAGCAAGCCACCCTTGCGCCGGTGGAGCCGGTCAAGCTGGTGAGCCACACTCATACGCCGCGTGCGCGCCGCATTTTCGAAAGTACTGCGCGCAAGGCCATGTACGTTGTCATCACCGGCGTGTTCGCCGTGCCGGTCTGGTACGCGACCCGCTCGCACCTGGATGGCAAGGCGCCGAGCACGGTGTCGCTGGACAGCATGCCGGTGGCCAGCAAGGCCGGTGACCCGGCCGCCACCGCAGCGCAGCCTGCGGCCACGCCACGCGAACAGCCGGCGCCGTATATCGCGTCGATGACGCCGGTACCGCGCGCGACTCCGGCCAGCGAGACGCCGGCACCTGCCGCTGGCGGTGGCCTGTCGCTGAGTTTCAGTGGCGACAGCTGGGTACAGATCCTGGCGCCGGATGGCACTGCGGTGGAGAAGGCACTGATTCGCGCTGGCGAACATCGCAGCTATTCGCCGGGCCAGGTGGGTCGCATCGTGCTGGGCAATGCGTCGGCGGTAGAGGTTCAGCAAGGCGGCAGTATCGTCGATGTGAAACCGTTCCAGCGCGCTAACGTGGCACGTTTTGCGGTATCCTCCGACGGCTCCGTGGTGCCTGCTTCCGAGTGA
- a CDS encoding DUF4142 domain-containing protein, whose amino-acid sequence MKMRRPLFALLALCAGISFSTQAQNTAPSTRPSTQQQAGTAASGENERDALGMLSAINVGEISASNLALQKQVQGSVRDYATRMVKEHTDNNQKIAKWQPDMSAMGAKSQMTKSKAELDRLRKLEGQAFSSAYVTAMVKDHTDALAALDDKLIPNAASPQVRQHLQTTRHHVADHLADAKALQANGAGEVR is encoded by the coding sequence GTGAAGATGCGTCGCCCGCTTTTTGCCCTGCTGGCTCTGTGTGCCGGCATCAGTTTTTCCACACAGGCACAGAACACGGCACCAAGCACGAGGCCGTCCACGCAACAGCAGGCCGGTACCGCAGCGTCGGGTGAGAATGAACGCGACGCGCTAGGCATGTTGAGCGCAATCAATGTCGGCGAGATCAGTGCATCCAATCTCGCGCTGCAGAAACAGGTACAGGGCAGCGTGCGCGATTACGCGACACGCATGGTCAAGGAACACACCGACAACAATCAGAAGATCGCCAAGTGGCAGCCCGACATGTCGGCCATGGGTGCCAAGTCACAGATGACCAAGTCCAAGGCCGAGCTAGACAGGTTGCGCAAGCTTGAAGGCCAGGCATTTTCTTCTGCCTACGTCACAGCGATGGTCAAGGACCACACCGATGCGCTGGCCGCGCTCGACGACAAGCTCATCCCCAACGCCGCCTCGCCGCAGGTGCGGCAGCATCTGCAGACCACGCGGCATCACGTTGCCGACCACTTGGCCGACGCCAAGGCCCTGCAGGCCAATGGCGCGGGTGAGGTACGCTAA
- the bamB gene encoding outer membrane protein assembly factor BamB — protein MKQDTMYKRIALIALMGASLAGCSTVKGWFAGKDAAAKKAQEPAELVKFEPSVKVDKIWSTGVGKGEGHIGVRQRPAVADGKVYAAAITGGVQALDLQTGKRVWEYKPKKEERNDRKFKQRLSGGPGVGEGLVVIGSLSGDVIALNQADGTEKWRAKVPNEVIAAPAVAQNLVLVRSNDGRVTAFDAATGERRWFHSEEGPTLSVRGNAPIVTGPGVVFVGNDSGTLSALALQDGRPLWEQAIGVPEGRTELERMSDVDGAPVLDGTTLYATSFKNETLALEGPSGRPLWTRDHGGPGGPGVSSGNVVVADNAGTVWGLDKASGAAMWSQAALARRSLTGVAIQGDYAVVGDYKGYLHWLKLSDGALAARARAGRDTLLAQPVVVDGILLVQNTDGDLSAFRLAQ, from the coding sequence ATGAAGCAGGACACCATGTACAAGCGCATTGCGTTGATCGCCCTGATGGGCGCCTCGTTGGCCGGTTGCAGCACCGTCAAGGGCTGGTTTGCCGGTAAGGATGCGGCTGCCAAGAAGGCGCAGGAACCTGCCGAGCTGGTCAAGTTCGAGCCCTCGGTCAAGGTCGACAAGATCTGGTCCACCGGGGTGGGCAAGGGCGAAGGGCATATCGGCGTGCGCCAGCGCCCGGCCGTGGCCGATGGCAAGGTGTATGCCGCAGCGATCACCGGTGGCGTGCAGGCACTGGACCTGCAGACCGGCAAGCGCGTATGGGAATACAAGCCCAAGAAGGAAGAGCGCAACGATCGTAAGTTCAAGCAGCGCCTGTCCGGTGGTCCCGGCGTTGGCGAAGGCCTGGTGGTGATCGGTAGCCTGTCCGGCGATGTGATTGCCCTGAACCAGGCCGACGGCACTGAAAAGTGGCGCGCCAAGGTGCCGAACGAAGTGATCGCCGCACCGGCAGTCGCGCAGAATCTGGTGCTGGTGCGCAGCAACGACGGTCGTGTGACCGCATTCGATGCCGCCACCGGCGAGCGTCGCTGGTTCCATTCCGAGGAAGGCCCGACCTTGTCGGTGCGCGGCAATGCGCCGATCGTGACCGGCCCGGGCGTGGTGTTCGTGGGCAACGACAGCGGCACCTTGAGCGCGCTGGCACTGCAGGACGGTCGCCCGTTGTGGGAGCAAGCCATCGGCGTGCCGGAAGGCCGTACCGAGCTGGAGCGCATGTCCGACGTGGACGGCGCGCCGGTGCTGGATGGCACCACGCTGTATGCCACCAGCTTCAAGAACGAAACCCTTGCATTGGAAGGCCCGAGCGGCCGTCCGCTGTGGACGCGCGATCATGGCGGTCCAGGTGGCCCGGGCGTGTCGTCCGGCAATGTGGTGGTGGCCGACAATGCCGGCACCGTCTGGGGCCTGGACAAGGCCAGCGGTGCGGCGATGTGGTCGCAGGCTGCCCTGGCGCGCCGCTCGCTCACCGGTGTGGCCATCCAGGGCGACTATGCCGTCGTCGGCGATTACAAGGGCTACCTGCACTGGCTGAAGCTCAGCGACGGTGCACTGGCCGCGCGCGCTCGCGCTGGACGCGACACGCTGCTGGCGCAGCCGGTAGTCGTGGATGGCATTCTGCTGGTACAAAACACCGACGGCGATCTGTCCGCCTTCCGGTTGGCACAATAA
- the moeB gene encoding molybdopterin-synthase adenylyltransferase MoeB, producing the protein MSSHDISPADARVRALQGALLIDIRQLHERASGQAEGATAIAQADLEAEPSHHLPEQAREIVLICQSGKRSAQTAASLRAHGFTRVTSVLGGTTAWQGAGLPVVRPSLPADEQDFLERYSRHLRLPQVGFEGQQRLARARVLLIGAGGLGSPAAFYLAAAGVGHLRLADDDVVDRSNLQRQILHTEASVGLAKVDSAAQRIAALNPRVQIDAVQTRVTAANVEALLQDVDIVVDGADNFPARYLLNDACVRLGKPLVYGAVQQFEGQVSVFDAGRNRGHAPCYRCLFPEPPPPEFAPSCAEAGVLGVLPGVIGLLQATEAVKLLLGIGDSLAGRLLSFDALSMRFREIRLPPDPQCPVCAPGAPFAGYPDDAAFCGSALG; encoded by the coding sequence ATGAGCAGCCACGACATCTCCCCCGCCGATGCGCGCGTACGCGCCCTGCAGGGCGCCTTGCTGATCGATATCCGGCAACTGCACGAGCGTGCAAGCGGCCAGGCCGAAGGCGCCACGGCCATCGCACAAGCTGATCTGGAAGCTGAGCCCAGCCACCACCTGCCCGAGCAGGCGCGCGAGATCGTGTTGATCTGCCAGAGCGGCAAGCGTTCTGCGCAGACGGCCGCAAGCTTGCGTGCGCACGGGTTCACCCGGGTCACCTCGGTGCTGGGCGGTACCACGGCATGGCAGGGCGCCGGCTTGCCGGTGGTGCGCCCGTCGCTGCCCGCAGACGAGCAGGACTTTCTGGAACGCTATTCGCGGCACTTGCGGCTGCCGCAGGTCGGGTTCGAAGGCCAGCAGCGATTGGCCCGTGCGCGCGTACTGCTGATCGGCGCAGGCGGCCTTGGTTCGCCGGCGGCGTTCTATCTGGCGGCGGCTGGCGTTGGCCACCTGCGTCTGGCCGACGATGATGTGGTCGACCGCAGCAATCTGCAGCGCCAGATCCTGCATACCGAAGCCAGTGTCGGCCTCGCCAAGGTCGACTCGGCGGCGCAACGTATTGCCGCGCTCAATCCGCGTGTGCAGATCGACGCGGTGCAGACACGGGTCACCGCAGCGAATGTGGAAGCCTTGCTGCAGGACGTGGACATCGTGGTCGATGGCGCCGACAACTTTCCTGCGCGCTATCTGCTCAACGACGCCTGCGTCAGGCTGGGCAAACCGCTGGTCTACGGCGCGGTGCAACAGTTCGAGGGCCAGGTGAGCGTGTTCGATGCTGGCCGCAATCGTGGCCATGCGCCCTGCTACCGCTGCCTGTTCCCCGAGCCACCGCCGCCCGAATTTGCACCCAGCTGCGCCGAAGCCGGCGTGCTTGGCGTACTGCCCGGTGTGATTGGCCTGCTGCAGGCAACCGAGGCGGTGAAGTTGCTGCTCGGCATTGGCGACAGTCTGGCCGGGCGTCTGCTCAGCTTCGATGCGCTGTCGATGCGGTTTCGCGAAATCCGCCTGCCGCCGGATCCGCAATGCCCGGTCTGTGCGCCAGGCGCGCCGTTTGCGGGGTACCCGGATGACGCCGCATTCTGCGGCAGCGCCCTCGGCTGA
- a CDS encoding OBAP family protein: MRHSAVLIALTLCASCSRSPPSVTPPGAPQSAKTTVLEAGAKVLQPNGPVGKLDIYLVGFHPMKDAPDQQMEAHHYCQQVNEDFAQCALYDGNTARANLTGVEYIISEALFAQLPEPERAFWHPHNGEILSGQLSAPNLPLVAEKELMRSKINSYGKTWHTWHSRRGSAPGDTLPLGAPMLAWSFNRDGELQQSLMDQRDRAVSVSTAERRANRQDLVPLAKPQHGVDALRGKFSNTEAIPGVLDAVGH; the protein is encoded by the coding sequence ATGCGACATTCAGCCGTGTTGATCGCCCTTACTCTGTGCGCCAGCTGTTCGCGCAGTCCACCGTCGGTCACCCCGCCGGGCGCACCGCAAAGCGCCAAAACCACTGTCCTGGAGGCCGGTGCCAAAGTACTGCAACCCAATGGGCCGGTGGGCAAGCTCGACATCTACCTTGTGGGCTTCCATCCGATGAAGGACGCGCCGGACCAGCAGATGGAGGCGCATCACTACTGCCAGCAAGTCAATGAGGACTTCGCGCAATGTGCGCTTTACGACGGCAACACCGCCCGCGCCAATCTCACCGGGGTGGAGTACATCATCTCCGAGGCGTTGTTCGCGCAGCTGCCCGAACCGGAGCGGGCGTTCTGGCATCCGCACAACGGCGAAATCCTGTCCGGCCAGTTGTCCGCTCCCAACCTGCCGTTGGTAGCGGAAAAGGAGCTGATGCGCAGCAAGATCAACAGCTATGGCAAGACCTGGCACACCTGGCATTCGCGCAGGGGCAGCGCGCCTGGCGACACGCTTCCGCTTGGCGCGCCGATGCTGGCCTGGTCGTTCAATCGAGATGGCGAGCTGCAGCAGTCGTTGATGGATCAGCGCGATCGGGCGGTGTCGGTCTCCACCGCCGAGCGCCGCGCCAATCGCCAGGACCTCGTCCCGCTGGCAAAGCCACAGCACGGGGTGGACGCATTGCGAGGCAAATTCAGCAACACCGAAGCCATCCCGGGCGTGCTCGACGCAGTCGGCCACTGA
- the rlmN gene encoding 23S rRNA (adenine(2503)-C(2))-methyltransferase RlmN yields the protein MNEVVIPSVLQDVPVPAAPVRKQNLLDLDREGLERFFAETLGEARYRAHQVMKWIHHRYVTDFDQMTDLGKALRAKLHQHAEVLVPNVVFDKPSADGTHKWLLAMGTDGKNAIETVYIPDKGRGTLCVSSQVGCGLNCTFCSTATQGFNRNLTTAEIIGQVWVAARHLGNVPHQQRRLTNVVMMGMGEPLMNFDNVVRAMSVMRDDLGYGLASKRVTLSTSGLVPMIDRLSAESDVSLAVSLHAANDTLRESLVPLNKKYPIAELMESCARYLRGSKKRDSVTFEYTLMKGINDQPEHARQLARLMRQFDNAVQSKDAGKVNLIPFNPFPGTRYERSGEAEIRAFQKILLDAQVLTMVRRTRGDDIDAACGQLKGQVMDRTRRQAEFRRTLEGQADRDAAA from the coding sequence GTGAATGAGGTCGTGATCCCCTCCGTGCTGCAGGACGTTCCCGTCCCCGCAGCGCCGGTGCGCAAGCAGAACCTGCTCGACCTCGATCGCGAGGGACTGGAGCGCTTCTTCGCCGAGACTCTTGGCGAAGCGCGGTACCGTGCCCATCAGGTGATGAAGTGGATCCACCACCGCTATGTCACCGATTTCGACCAGATGACCGACCTCGGCAAGGCACTGCGTGCGAAGTTGCACCAGCATGCCGAGGTGCTGGTCCCGAATGTCGTCTTCGACAAGCCCTCCGCCGACGGTACCCACAAGTGGCTGCTGGCCATGGGCACCGACGGCAAGAATGCGATCGAGACGGTCTACATCCCCGACAAGGGCCGCGGCACGCTGTGCGTGTCCTCCCAGGTCGGTTGCGGCCTGAACTGCACGTTCTGTTCGACCGCCACTCAGGGCTTCAACCGCAACCTGACCACCGCCGAGATCATCGGGCAGGTATGGGTGGCGGCGCGCCATCTGGGCAACGTGCCGCACCAGCAGCGACGCCTGACCAACGTGGTGATGATGGGCATGGGCGAGCCGCTGATGAATTTCGACAACGTCGTGCGCGCGATGAGCGTGATGCGCGACGACCTGGGCTACGGCCTGGCCAGCAAGCGGGTCACGCTGTCGACCTCCGGCCTGGTGCCGATGATCGACCGGCTATCCGCCGAGAGCGATGTCTCGCTCGCGGTGTCGCTGCATGCTGCCAACGACACCTTGCGCGAGAGCCTGGTGCCGCTGAACAAGAAGTACCCGATCGCCGAGTTGATGGAGTCCTGCGCCCGCTACCTGCGTGGCAGCAAGAAGCGCGATTCGGTGACCTTCGAATACACCTTGATGAAGGGCATCAACGACCAGCCGGAGCATGCGCGCCAGCTGGCGCGGCTGATGCGTCAGTTCGACAATGCCGTGCAGTCCAAGGACGCCGGCAAGGTCAACCTGATCCCGTTCAACCCGTTCCCCGGCACGCGCTATGAGCGCTCCGGCGAAGCCGAGATCCGTGCATTCCAGAAGATCCTGCTCGACGCGCAGGTGCTGACGATGGTTCGCCGTACCCGCGGCGACGATATCGATGCAGCCTGCGGTCAGCTCAAGGGCCAGGTCATGGACCGCACCCGTCGCCAGGCGGAGTTCCGCCGCACATTGGAAGGGCAGGCCGATCGAGATGCGGCAGCGTGA
- the pilW gene encoding type IV pilus biogenesis/stability protein PilW, with protein MAAVAIALCAVGCGGRNAKAGSAKRVEEVAPVYSFRDDKATKNRLAIQEKLGLARNRLQTGDYAGAEEQVRAALKKDSQSVDAIGMLALIQGARGDVTGSGASYRRAAELAPQRGDVLNNYGAWLCANGSPAESLLWFDRALTDRAYASPASALGNAGGCALKAGQPERATGDLRKALELDPNNPYALESMARLEAGRRNFFEARAFVERRLAAAPATASVLQLAIQIEQGLGDKVAAGRYQQRLVKEFPDAATANPGANAL; from the coding sequence ATGGCGGCCGTGGCGATCGCGTTGTGCGCGGTTGGCTGCGGCGGGCGCAATGCCAAGGCCGGTTCGGCCAAGCGTGTGGAAGAAGTCGCGCCGGTGTATTCGTTCCGCGACGACAAGGCCACCAAGAATCGTCTTGCCATCCAGGAGAAGCTGGGCCTGGCGCGCAATCGGCTGCAGACCGGCGATTACGCCGGTGCCGAAGAGCAGGTGCGGGCGGCGTTGAAGAAGGATTCGCAGTCGGTGGATGCCATCGGCATGCTGGCCCTGATCCAGGGCGCCAGGGGCGATGTGACCGGGTCGGGCGCATCGTACCGCCGCGCCGCCGAGCTGGCTCCCCAGCGTGGCGATGTGCTGAATAACTACGGTGCCTGGCTGTGCGCGAATGGCTCGCCTGCCGAATCGCTGCTGTGGTTCGATCGGGCACTCACCGACAGAGCCTATGCATCGCCAGCGTCTGCGCTTGGTAATGCCGGTGGTTGTGCGCTGAAGGCTGGTCAGCCCGAACGTGCGACCGGCGATCTGCGCAAGGCGCTGGAGTTGGATCCGAATAATCCCTATGCGCTGGAATCGATGGCGCGTCTGGAAGCAGGGCGCCGCAATTTTTTCGAGGCGCGCGCATTCGTCGAACGGAGGCTCGCGGCTGCACCGGCAACGGCTTCCGTGTTACAACTCGCCATTCAGATTGAGCAAGGGCTGGGCGACAAGGTAGCCGCCGGCCGTTACCAACAGCGGTTGGTCAAGGAATTTCCTGACGCAGCGACCGCTAATCCCGGGGCCAATGCATTGTGA
- a CDS encoding molybdopterin molybdotransferase MoeA, producing MNDYPTRIAYAQALQILHAVAGANRPPDETIATARADGRICAGDLIAPLALPPFANSAMDGFALRHADLVEAQPRLQLVGEQFAGERWDGMLGPGQCLRITTGAPLPAGADTVVPKEDTEERDGMVLIRTAPGAGASVRLAGSDVRAGDLVIQAGQVLTPARIGLAAALGVSRLTVAPRPTIAVLATGDELVEPGMPLGPGQIYNSNRDMLMAQLRALGYAPTAWPTLPDDPQRIRTMLEDAAAAFDVVITCGGVSAGEKDYLPRLIGELGQIHFWRVRMRPGMPAVLGQIGRCVILGLPGNPVSVLATLIAYGVPLLDGLQGRSEPRPLWNAALASPWEKRHERLEFLRGRLECGADGRLSALPQPGDASHLLRGAADSNALIVLPEQARRFEAGEIVRVIPYAL from the coding sequence ATGAACGACTATCCCACCCGTATTGCCTACGCGCAGGCGCTGCAGATCCTGCATGCCGTGGCGGGCGCCAATCGTCCGCCGGACGAAACCATTGCCACCGCACGTGCCGATGGGCGCATTTGTGCCGGCGATCTGATTGCTCCGCTCGCGCTGCCTCCGTTCGCCAATAGTGCGATGGACGGCTTTGCGCTGCGGCATGCCGATCTGGTGGAGGCGCAACCTCGCCTGCAGCTGGTCGGCGAGCAATTCGCCGGCGAGCGCTGGGACGGCATGCTGGGTCCAGGGCAATGCCTGCGCATCACTACCGGCGCGCCGCTGCCGGCCGGTGCCGACACCGTGGTGCCCAAGGAAGACACCGAAGAGCGCGATGGCATGGTGCTCATCCGTACTGCGCCAGGCGCGGGTGCCTCGGTGCGCCTGGCTGGCAGCGATGTGCGTGCGGGCGATCTGGTGATCCAGGCCGGGCAGGTGCTGACCCCGGCCCGCATCGGGCTGGCGGCGGCGCTGGGGGTCTCGCGGCTGACGGTGGCGCCGCGGCCCACCATCGCGGTGCTGGCCACCGGCGACGAGCTGGTGGAGCCGGGCATGCCGCTGGGCCCCGGCCAGATCTACAACAGCAATCGCGACATGCTGATGGCGCAGCTGCGGGCGCTGGGCTATGCGCCCACCGCGTGGCCGACGTTGCCGGATGATCCGCAACGCATCCGCACCATGCTGGAAGATGCAGCGGCTGCGTTCGATGTGGTGATCACCTGTGGCGGCGTGTCGGCAGGGGAAAAGGATTATCTGCCGCGGCTGATCGGCGAACTGGGCCAGATCCATTTCTGGCGTGTACGCATGCGCCCGGGCATGCCGGCGGTGCTGGGGCAGATCGGCCGCTGCGTGATCCTGGGGCTGCCAGGCAATCCGGTCTCGGTGCTGGCAACGCTGATCGCCTACGGCGTGCCGTTGCTCGATGGCCTGCAGGGCCGCAGCGAGCCACGGCCGCTGTGGAATGCCGCGCTGGCCAGCCCCTGGGAAAAGCGCCACGAGCGGCTGGAATTTCTGCGCGGGCGACTGGAGTGCGGCGCGGATGGACGCCTGAGCGCGCTGCCGCAGCCTGGTGACGCCTCGCATCTGCTGCGCGGTGCCGCCGACAGCAATGCGCTGATCGTGCTGCCGGAGCAGGCGCGTCGTTTCGAGGCTGGCGAGATCGTGCGGGTGATTCCTTACGCGCTGTAG